CACAAAGCCCCCGAGTGACTCGACCCAGAAAAGCCACGAAGTCGATTATTGCAGCCATGTCAATCAATCAAGCCTTTCAGTCGCTGAAATAGGTTTCAAGCAATAGCGAAAAGGTTATCCTCTAATTGGTGTTCTTTCATTTTTGGGGTTTATATTTTCGAGTATTTAGACAGGAAGGCAATTGGGTCATGTCAAATTTAGGCGATGATGAAATAGGGTTAATTCTTGACTGGATTGATAACCCAAATGACAGGAATTCATTTTCTTTAGTTTGCAAGCAGTGGCTTAGAGTGGAGGGTCAAAAGCGGTTATCAATTCGGGTCTCGAAACTCGATTTTCTCCCCAATTTCCTGCCAAGATTCCCGAATTTAATTACTTTTGAATCAGATGTAGTTATCACTGATGCTCATATTCGTTTCATAGCGCAGATGTGCCCTAAATTGGAGATTCTCAATCTTAATTTCAGACAAACTCGTGGTTTCGATAGATTTGAACCATTTGGTACTTTTTCTGGTTTTGAGGACTTTGGGGACAATGGTATATTTGGTTTGGCAAATGGGCGCTGTCAACTGTCAAAAGTGTTTTTGAGGAGGAGAAAGAATGTTGGTAACTATGGAGTCATTTCTCTTGTTGAATACATGCGAAATTTAACTCACCTTGATTTAGGGAGATGTAATTTGATCAATGATGAATCACTAGTGGCAATTGGCAAGGTGAGTTCCATTCGGGTTTTGAATTTGGAAGGGTGTTCTTTGATTTCTGACTGTGGATTGGCTTCATTGGCAAATGGGTCGTCATCGAGGACCTTGAAGGAGTTGGTTCTTGCAGAATGTTATAGAATTACAGATTCCGGTGTGTCGCTTTTGCAGCATATCCACTGCTTGGAGGGATTGAATTTGGCACAATGTGGGCCTAAAGTGACTGATTTTGGTGTTATGGCATTAGCTTCAATCCAAACTCTGAAGAGGTTAAATCTTTCTTGGCTGATTAAGGT
This genomic window from Tripterygium wilfordii isolate XIE 37 chromosome 9, ASM1340144v1, whole genome shotgun sequence contains:
- the LOC120005895 gene encoding F-box/LRR-repeat protein 4-like isoform X1 gives rise to the protein MSNLGDDEIGLILDWIDNPNDRNSFSLVCKQWLRVEGQKRLSIRVSKLDFLPNFLPRFPNLITFESDVVITDAHIRFIAQMCPKLEILNLNFRQTRGFDRFEPFGTFSGFEDFGDNGIFGLANGRCQLSKVFLRRRKNVGNYGVISLVEYMRNLTHLDLGRCNLINDESLVAIGKVSSIRVLNLEGCSLISDCGLASLANGSSSRTLKELVLAECYRITDSGVSLLQHIHCLEGLNLAQCGPKVTDFGVMALASIQTLKRLNLSWLIKVSDITLVALAENCRDLLALDLTGCELITGAGIRAFAYHECLEALVLASCYNIDGDDLDLLLRCKSLRSIVLDRELRMWMPAELQEKFDRLCELHWI
- the LOC120005895 gene encoding F-box/LRR-repeat protein 4-like isoform X2; translated protein: MCPKLEILNLNFRQTRGFDRFEPFGTFSGFEDFGDNGIFGLANGRCQLSKVFLRRRKNVGNYGVISLVEYMRNLTHLDLGRCNLINDESLVAIGKVSSIRVLNLEGCSLISDCGLASLANGSSSRTLKELVLAECYRITDSGVSLLQHIHCLEGLNLAQCGPKVTDFGVMALASIQTLKRLNLSWLIKVSDITLVALAENCRDLLALDLTGCELITGAGIRAFAYHECLEALVLASCYNIDGDDLDLLLRCKSLRSIVLDRELRMWMPAELQEKFDRLCELHWI